One Carassius auratus strain Wakin unplaced genomic scaffold, ASM336829v1 scaf_tig00017962, whole genome shotgun sequence genomic window, ATCTGATTGGCCGAAGCGATGGAACGTTCAGATTTAGcagcttctgattggctgagctgcaCGCTGTGTATTGTATGTAATCCATTAAATCCAGGCCAAGCACACCTGCTCTCGTCTCAAACAGAGCGAGGAGGCCAGGAAAGAGGATTCGAGGGCTTTTATGGGTTACTGTACTGATGCTATTCCGGGAGAAAGCTGCGGTGCGTCTCGTGTCGGGTTTCCCGCTGCTGGCACTGAATGATTGAGAGAAAGGTGGCTAACATCTACGAGATGAACTTGCAAAGAAACTTCCTTTTATACAGCTCAGAACACGCCCAAACGGAGTGATTCACCCGAGACTAAAAAGTAAGGATGAATGTGCTTTCAAAAGCGATGGCGAGGGAAAGTGCTGTTGCTATGGAGACCAGACAAGATGCGAGAGGTCCGAAGGCTTTGAAAGGTTTCGACTAGCAGCGGTTTTGTGTGTGAGAGCGTCTAGCCTTGCAGAACAACTCATGTCACTCGTATGATGCTCagaacatcatcatcattataaaaGCCAAATCCTCTGACAACATTAGATTGTGAgcctgtcgtgtgtgtgtgtgtgtgtgtgtgtgtgtgtgcgtatcaCAGGTAGTTGTAAAAATGACACAGGGACTGTGACGATCACATGCACACTCCATATAAAAGCACAATATTGAACTTTGACCGCACATTTTCAGGAACCtttttataggtttttttttgtgtgtgtgtgtgtgtgtgtgtaaaactaaattaattattcctattactaaaataattaaattagttcaaattattacaattattaaaattaatgtttaaaataatacagtatatatgactttttaaattttaaaaatgaattttatatatgtgtttcGTGCTTGTGTCGATATTAAAGTAGTCTACtgataataaacaattttttaaataataattataaacataattcttatatatttatatatctctctatatgtattataaatacataattatcgCTAATCAATGCATAATTTTatcaatataattataataatactacaaTTTAATAAGCATCAATATAATCaaccttttttcatttatttatctcgacaattattaaaattattaaataattataatatatatatgtgttcctgtagctcaactggtagagcactgcgttagcaagcgcaaggttgggggtttgattccccggaaatacatgatatgtaaaaattgatagcctgaatgcactgtaagtcgctttggataaaagcgtctgctaaatgcatacatttaattttaaatttaatatatatatatatatatatatatatatatatatatatatatatatatatatatatatatatacacacacacacacacatacatacatatatatatatatatatatatacacacatacattatatatatatatatatattaaattatccttttaattattttatatttgtataacactttttatattatcataattgtccagataaaatgttaaaaaagtgtatgattattactttatttaataacaaggTTTCAGTTTCTATTTGTATGTCAGCTCTTAATCACTATAATCAACAGattaacaatcaaataaataaattcaaagaaatattcacataaaataagaacaaaataagtcaaataaaaaGTATTCACTATAGAATATTTGTGTGACGTTTCCAAATCGTAATTTAAAAATTCCTTCAAAGATTTCATGACACTTCAGCGTCCTCTAGTGGTGAAAACAAACACTACACAGGGAGAAACTGGTCACTGTGTCAACACTACAAATTAAAAATCATCCTTTTTACTTTCTTAAGAATGGATTTTGATTGCATCGCTcctggtttatttttgtaagacgAAAGTGTTGTTTTCAAAACCTGTCAGCTCAACCAACCACCGCTCAAACCACATTTCTGCTGGTTTAGCTGATGTAAACTGCACTGGTCTGGGATCAGATTTCTTTTTAATGCAGATGTGGCCTTTAAAGCATCAAATCCACACATCCTTGAGGCCACAGAGGTTCTCTTACCGTGACTGTAGCTGACGCCGGGGCTGAGGGAGGGGCTTGTGAGCAGGTCTTTACTGGGTGTGTGAAGCCCCGCCTCCTTCCCACGCTGGCTCATCCTTCCTGGGGTCAGAAGCGCAGCATCATCACCAGGCATTAAGGCAGctgtggaaaaaaataacaagaacaGAGGATGCATTCATAAAACAACTGATGGTGAATACAATTGTGTTTTTCAAACCCAATGTTTATTGtcttgcactttatctatttgcatatGTATATTTCGATTACAAAACATCTTTAAAAGTcgtttctcaaaatgagttttaatCTGGACTTCAGCACTGAGCAGCACATACATATATCAAACTTAACATAAATTTAGatataaatgaaacaagaatttttAACCTGACCTCAACCAATGTACAGAATTATTTTTTGgaattttatacatttagcaaATGGTTAATTAGATAATGAATCATTTGCTTATTgcacataacatttcagaaaatgtgtaataaacaaaaaaaaatata contains:
- the LOC113075904 gene encoding uncharacterized protein LOC113075904 isoform X2, with translation MRDLCDLCRRFGSLTHHAESRENPVTPAALMPGDDAALLTPGRMSQRGKEAGLHTPSKDLLTSPSLSPGVSYSHAPQPRPLQGESTLQTPS
- the LOC113075904 gene encoding oxysterol-binding protein-related protein 8-like isoform X1 → MEPCAESQGDPERAQHHAESRENPVTPAALMPGDDAALLTPGRMSQRGKEAGLHTPSKDLLTSPSLSPGVSYSHAPQPRPLQGESTLQTPS